A window from Salvia miltiorrhiza cultivar Shanhuang (shh) chromosome 2, IMPLAD_Smil_shh, whole genome shotgun sequence encodes these proteins:
- the LOC131009394 gene encoding probable WRKY transcription factor 31, which translates to MATRGGLSFDPDHHSITRLFHHQAKTHFHNNQLKLQQILPRFPAPPPPSPPLMDAPVKSPPTTTIQFPVSHGDHGKRKVLDEMDFFADKNEGGGGGGRDDDEEENVGIEHHRLDFKVNTGLHLLTTANTGSEESGVDDGMSSIPENKRSKIEMAFLQSEMERMNSENARLKEMLDQMTNNYNGLQMHVLTMMHQRSDNQTGGATAEESKNGHDNGLLVPRQFMDLGFGGNEEGSLSPPEGRIGRDMPPAHDKDVVGGDEPCSESKVQKLAHSPRSVDQATEATMRKARVSVRARSEAAMITDGCQWRKYGQKLAKGNPCPRAYYRCTMAAGCPVRKQVQRCADDTSILITTYEGNHNHPLPPAAMAMASTTSSAARMLLSGSMPSADGIMNSNFLARTLLPCSSSMATISASAPFPTITLDLTQSPNPLQFPKPSNQFPLSFLNPSQNMAAAGSSAAAALLPQIFGQALYNQSKFSGLQMSSAQELDQGAHEHLSSPLPPSLHQACQQNQLSETVNALATDPNFTAALAAAISSLIGGGGGGPSPNNGGPNPNNNNGNNNNNNNNGNGNVTSSNNSSNGNNKLNSSGFQVN; encoded by the exons ATGGCCACACGAGGTGGACTCTCCTTTGATCCAGATCACCACAGTATCACCAGACTGTTTCACCATCAAGCCAAAACCCACTTCCACAATAACCAGCTCAAGCTCCAGCAGATTCTACCTAGGTTTCCAgccccgccgccgccgtcgccgccgctcATGGACGCCCCCGTCAAGTCGCCGCCGACCACCACCATCCAGTTCCCCGTCAGCCACGGCGATCACGGGAAGAGGAAGGTCCTCGACGAGATGGATTTCTTCGCCGACAAGAacgagggcggcggcggcggcggccgcgaTGACGACGAGGAGGAGAACGTCGGGATTGAGCACCATCGTCTGGATTTTAAAGTCAAT ACCGGTTTGCATCTTCTTACGACGGCGAACACCGGCAGCGAAGAGTCCGGAGTCGACGACGGGATGTCCTCGATTCCGGAGAATAAAAGATCGAAAATCGAG ATGGCGTTTCTTCAATCGGAAATGGAGAGGATGAATTCTGAGAATGCTCGTTTGAAGGAGATGTTGGATCAAATGACTAACAACTACAATGGACTGCAGATGCATGTGTTAACAATGATGCATCAGCGTAGTGATAATCAAACTGGAGGGGCTACTGCAGAGGAAAGTAAGAATGGCCATGACAATGGCCTATTGGTGCCTAGGCAGTTCATGGACCTCGGCTTCGGGGGCAACGAGGAGGGCTCGTTGTCCCCGCCCGAGGGGAGGATTGGCCGGGACATGCCCCCGGCCCACGACAAAGACGTCGTGGGAGGAGACGAACCTTGCTCGGAGAGCAAGGTTCAGAAGCTCGCGCACTCTCCGAGAAGTGTCGATCAAGCCACCGAGGCGACCATGAGGAAGGCCCGGGTCTCGGTCCGTGCTAGGTCTGAGGCCGCCATG ATCACCGATGGATGCCAGTGGCGCAAATACGGGCAGAAGTTAGCTAAGGGCAACCCGTGCCCTCGTGCGTACTACCGTTGCACGATGGCTGCGGGTTGCCCCGTCCGGAAACAG GTCCAACGATGCGCAGACGACACGAGCATCCTCATAACGACCTACGAGGGCAACCACAACCACCCGTTGCCGCCGGCCGCCATGGCCATGGCGTCGACAACCTCCTCGGCCGCGAGGATGCTCCTCTCGGGCTCGATGCCGAGCGCCGACGGAATAATGAACTCGAATTTCCTAGCCCGAACCCTCCTCCCATGCTCCTCGAGCATGGCCACTATCTCCGCCTCAGCTCCATTTCCCACCATCACATTAGACCTAACGCAATCACCCAACCCTCTGCAATTCCCCAAACCCTCGAACCAGTTCCCCCTCTCCTTCCTCAATCCGTCGCAAAACATGGCGGCCGCCGGCAGCTCCGCGGCGGCCGCCCTTCTGCCGCAGATCTTCGGCCAGGCGTTGTACAACCAGTCAAAATTCTCCGGCCTACAAATGTCGTCGGCGCAGGAGCTCGACCAAGGGGCCCACGAGCATCTCTCGTCGCCGCTGCCGCCGTCGCTGCATCAAGCTTGCCAGCAGAATCAGCTGAGTGAGACCGTGAACGCCCTAGCAACGGATCCGAACTTCACGGCGGCTCTAGCGGCGGCGATCTCCTCGCTCAtaggcggcggtggcggcggccCGAGCCCTAACAACGGCGGCCCGAACCCTAATAACAACAACggcaacaacaataacaacaacaacaacggcAATGGCAACGTCACGAGCAGTAATAATAGTAGCAATGGCAACAATAAACTCAATAGCTCGGGGTTTCAAGTCAACTAG